Proteins from a single region of Erythrobacter sp.:
- a CDS encoding isopenicillin N synthase family dioxygenase yields the protein MTDIASVSLAQPLETIADELGRSFAEYGFAVVRDHGIPQSLINEAEAVSKAFFALPDSVKRAYKIEGGGGARGYTPFGTEKAKDAEVMDLKEFWHVGRTLPPGHPLAEFMAPNVWPDEVEGFKATMSALFTAFETAGARVLEAIALHLGRPRDFFAASVEDGNSVMRLLHYPPLGEGAPEGAIRAAAHEDINTITLLLGAEEAGLELLTRDGTWLPIPAAEGALVINVGDMLDRQTNGRLRSTTHRVVNPRGDAARRSRYSMPFFLHFRPDFLIEALPECVDTSDSAPPMPPITAHDFLMQRLREINLA from the coding sequence ATGACTGACATCGCTTCCGTTTCGCTCGCCCAGCCGCTTGAGACCATCGCTGACGAACTGGGCCGCTCCTTTGCCGAATACGGCTTTGCCGTGGTGCGCGATCACGGCATTCCGCAAAGCCTGATCAACGAGGCCGAGGCGGTCTCCAAGGCGTTCTTCGCCCTGCCAGATAGCGTCAAGCGCGCCTACAAGATCGAAGGCGGCGGCGGGGCGCGTGGCTACACGCCGTTCGGCACCGAAAAGGCCAAGGATGCCGAGGTGATGGACCTCAAGGAATTCTGGCACGTCGGCCGCACCCTGCCGCCCGGCCACCCGCTCGCCGAATTCATGGCCCCCAATGTCTGGCCCGACGAGGTCGAGGGCTTCAAGGCCACCATGAGCGCGCTGTTCACCGCCTTCGAGACGGCGGGTGCGAGGGTGCTCGAAGCGATTGCGCTCCACCTTGGCCGCCCGCGCGATTTCTTTGCCGCGAGCGTTGAGGACGGCAATTCGGTGATGCGCCTGCTGCACTATCCGCCGCTGGGCGAAGGCGCGCCGGAAGGCGCGATCCGCGCCGCCGCGCACGAGGACATCAACACCATCACCCTGCTCCTCGGAGCCGAGGAAGCCGGGCTCGAACTGCTGACCCGCGACGGCACCTGGCTGCCGATCCCCGCGGCCGAGGGCGCGCTGGTGATCAATGTCGGGGACATGCTCGATCGCCAGACCAATGGCCGCCTGCGTTCGACCACGCACCGCGTCGTCAACCCGCGCGGGGATGCGGCGCGGCGTTCGCGCTATTCGATGCCGTTCTTCCTGCACTTCCGGCCAGACTTCCTGATCGAGGCCCTGCCGGAATGCGTCGATACCAGCGACTCGGCCCCGCCGATGCCGCCGATCACCGCGCATGATTTCCTGATGCAGCGCCTGCGCGAGATCAATCTCGCCTGA
- a CDS encoding TonB-dependent receptor has protein sequence MKLKYLLAASVVTLAATTTFVATPAFAQETTSAVRGEVLDQSGAPIAGATVTVTHVPSGTTSTQTTDAAGGFNATGLRLGGPFTVSVTADGYETAEQEIGFLAAGQAQRIAVSLADAGKTIIVSGARQRSAITLGTGAATVLTARDIAGVANINRDIRNLAARDPLVTLDATNNGAISIAGQNNRFNRFTVDGVAFGDPFGLESGGLVSSRGPVPLDAIGEFSVEVAPVDIQQGFFQGGAINTQLKSGGNSFSFLGAAYYQNDDLRGDRADNLTRIGAFDSQVYVAQVTGPIIKDKLFFAVTYERTRDTVPADVDPSQLGITDAEIDLINTTAQSVYNYDTLGVASDIVESDDKLVTKLDWNVADGHRLSATYIWNESAQLAGQTGVGQIANIGNGNPTFNLLSNNYNQGAKNHFGIIQSNNQWSDSFSTQLRVSYADYVRLQVPFGGREFGQFQVCLDPVNPAAPAAGAPANGSAPQVCSPGQQRINFGPDISRQANELDSQSLNIEFQAALKLNNHTVKVIAERRRQDVRNLFAQRVSGAWLFDSIADFQARRANELDYAVPLRGGIDTVTAEFQNNSWTFGIMDTIDVTDTLTVVAGVRYDLFDSPDRPFFNEFFLNRFGFANTATLNGRDLFQPRFGLNWKPTDRLQVRGSAGLFGGGNPLVWISNNFSNPGPTLQQVRVRRNSNGTFTIPEQAVLGLTNDQVQTLGAATLNNVSGGPGVPQALITAVQRAGFAGSPTNALDPNFEAPSQWRFSGSVDYEANLGFLGDGWNFGVDVVYSKVNNALEWTDLRSVEQAGTLPDGRPRYNVLPAAAGENTDMLLTNTDFGDSWNVVARFNKRWSSGFFLNGAYTFQDVEDQNPGTSSVAFSNYTNTAFTDPNFAAQGIANYQRDHQFRLVAGYDAELFGDNNTRVELFYNLRSGQRYSHTFQDTTNGRSAVFGVNGRGSRGLLYVPDVSSQTADARVVYDSAATFAAFQNFVLNSELSDYQGEIAEKNIGKTPWVHKLDFSLRQEVPFVFGGKLELMADVENVLNLINSDWGTIQQVGFPYTAAVVNVQCITAAGGTTAATTPAQPCAQYRYSNFRAPNEATQLNGSLWGVRFGVRVRF, from the coding sequence ATGAAGCTTAAGTATCTTCTTGCAGCAAGCGTCGTCACCCTTGCCGCCACCACCACCTTCGTTGCCACCCCGGCCTTCGCGCAGGAAACCACCTCGGCCGTGCGCGGTGAAGTGCTCGACCAGTCCGGCGCCCCGATCGCGGGTGCGACGGTCACCGTGACCCACGTCCCCTCGGGCACCACCTCGACCCAGACGACCGATGCTGCGGGCGGCTTCAACGCCACCGGCCTGCGTCTGGGCGGCCCCTTCACCGTCAGCGTCACCGCCGACGGCTACGAAACCGCCGAGCAGGAAATCGGCTTCCTCGCCGCCGGTCAGGCCCAGCGTATCGCTGTGTCGCTGGCCGATGCCGGCAAGACCATTATCGTCTCGGGCGCGCGTCAGCGTTCGGCGATCACGCTCGGCACCGGTGCTGCCACCGTGCTGACCGCGCGCGACATCGCGGGCGTGGCCAACATCAACCGCGACATCCGCAACCTTGCCGCACGCGATCCGCTGGTGACGCTTGATGCCACCAACAACGGCGCGATCAGCATCGCCGGACAGAACAACCGCTTCAACCGCTTCACCGTTGACGGTGTGGCCTTCGGTGACCCCTTCGGTCTCGAATCCGGCGGTCTTGTCTCGTCGCGCGGCCCGGTGCCGCTGGATGCGATCGGCGAATTCTCGGTCGAAGTCGCTCCGGTGGACATCCAGCAGGGCTTCTTCCAGGGCGGTGCGATCAACACCCAGCTCAAGTCGGGCGGCAACAGCTTCAGCTTCCTTGGCGCGGCCTATTACCAGAACGACGATCTGCGCGGTGATCGTGCAGACAACCTGACCCGCATCGGCGCCTTCGATTCGCAGGTTTACGTGGCGCAGGTCACCGGCCCGATCATCAAGGACAAGCTGTTCTTCGCGGTCACCTATGAACGCACCCGTGACACTGTCCCGGCCGACGTCGATCCGAGCCAGCTGGGCATTACCGATGCCGAGATCGACCTGATCAACACCACTGCCCAGAGCGTCTACAACTACGACACGCTCGGCGTCGCCAGCGACATCGTTGAAAGCGACGACAAGCTGGTCACCAAGCTCGACTGGAACGTCGCCGACGGCCACCGTCTGAGCGCGACCTACATCTGGAACGAGAGCGCGCAGCTCGCGGGCCAGACCGGTGTCGGCCAGATCGCCAACATCGGCAACGGCAACCCGACCTTCAACCTGCTGTCGAACAACTACAACCAGGGTGCGAAGAACCACTTCGGGATCATCCAGTCGAACAACCAGTGGTCGGACAGCTTCTCGACCCAGCTGCGCGTTTCCTATGCGGATTACGTGCGTCTGCAGGTTCCGTTCGGCGGCCGTGAATTCGGCCAGTTCCAGGTCTGTCTCGATCCGGTGAACCCGGCTGCTCCGGCGGCGGGCGCGCCTGCCAACGGCTCGGCCCCGCAGGTCTGTTCGCCCGGCCAGCAGCGCATCAACTTCGGCCCCGACATCAGCCGTCAGGCCAACGAGCTCGACAGCCAGAGCCTGAACATCGAATTCCAGGCTGCGCTCAAGCTCAACAACCACACCGTCAAGGTGATCGCCGAGCGTCGTCGTCAGGATGTGCGCAACCTGTTCGCCCAGCGCGTTTCGGGTGCGTGGCTTTTCGACAGCATCGCCGATTTCCAGGCGCGTCGTGCCAACGAACTCGACTACGCTGTGCCGCTGCGCGGCGGGATCGACACCGTGACGGCTGAATTCCAGAACAACAGCTGGACCTTCGGCATCATGGACACGATCGACGTGACCGATACCCTCACCGTTGTGGCGGGCGTGCGGTACGATCTGTTCGATTCGCCGGACCGTCCGTTCTTCAACGAATTCTTCCTCAACCGCTTTGGCTTCGCGAACACCGCGACGCTCAACGGGCGTGACCTGTTCCAGCCGCGCTTCGGCCTGAACTGGAAGCCGACCGATCGCCTCCAGGTGCGCGGTTCGGCCGGCCTGTTCGGCGGCGGCAACCCGCTGGTGTGGATTTCGAACAACTTCTCGAACCCCGGGCCGACGCTCCAGCAGGTGCGCGTGCGTCGTAACTCCAACGGCACCTTCACGATCCCCGAGCAGGCTGTTCTCGGCCTGACCAACGATCAGGTGCAGACCCTCGGTGCGGCCACCCTGAACAACGTCAGCGGTGGACCGGGCGTGCCGCAGGCGCTGATCACCGCGGTTCAGCGCGCTGGCTTCGCCGGTTCGCCGACCAACGCGCTTGACCCGAACTTCGAAGCGCCTTCGCAGTGGCGTTTCTCCGGCTCGGTCGATTACGAAGCCAACCTCGGCTTCCTCGGCGATGGCTGGAACTTCGGCGTCGATGTGGTCTATTCGAAGGTGAACAACGCGCTCGAGTGGACCGACCTGCGCTCGGTCGAACAGGCCGGCACGCTGCCCGATGGCCGTCCGCGCTACAATGTGCTGCCTGCCGCGGCTGGCGAGAACACCGACATGCTGCTCACCAACACCGACTTCGGTGACAGCTGGAACGTGGTGGCCCGCTTCAACAAGCGCTGGAGCTCGGGCTTCTTCCTGAACGGTGCCTACACCTTCCAGGACGTGGAAGACCAGAACCCCGGCACCTCGTCGGTGGCGTTCTCGAACTACACCAACACCGCCTTCACCGATCCGAACTTCGCGGCACAGGGTATCGCCAACTACCAGCGCGATCACCAGTTCCGCCTCGTCGCGGGCTATGACGCCGAACTGTTCGGTGACAACAACACCCGCGTCGAGCTGTTCTACAACCTGCGTTCGGGCCAGCGTTACAGCCACACCTTCCAGGACACCACCAACGGCCGTTCGGCGGTGTTCGGTGTGAACGGTCGCGGTAGCCGCGGTCTGCTCTACGTGCCGGACGTCAGCAGCCAGACTGCCGATGCGCGAGTGGTCTATGACTCGGCCGCAACCTTCGCCGCGTTCCAGAACTTCGTGCTGAATTCGGAACTCAGCGATTATCAGGGCGAGATTGCCGAAAAGAACATCGGCAAGACCCCCTGGGTGCACAAGCTGGACTTCTCGCTGCGTCAGGAAGTGCCGTTCGTGTTCGGCGGCAAGCTGGAACTGATGGCCGACGTCGAGAACGTGCTGAACCTGATCAACAGCGACTGGGGCACCATCCAGCAGGTCGGCTTCCCCTACACCGCAGCGGTTGTGAACGTGCAGTGCATTACCGCTGCGGGCGGCACCACGGCGGCCACCACCCCGGCTCAGCCTTGCGCGCAGTATCGTTACTCGAACTTCCGTGCACCGAACGAAGCGACCCAGCTCAATGGTTCGCTGTGGGGCGTGCGTTTCGGTGTCCGCGTGCGCTTCTGA
- a CDS encoding ATP-binding protein, which produces MLAPGGPPRVAGAPLSVSPAPALPASLPARIAGLLRIASGPLDGRTLIVSLLGAGLYLLSGWASLLLALAGDGITPVWLPNALAVLLLLRARLRHEWLFLGLAFCASLGANAVAQQPWPVACLFSLANLAEIMVVLALTRRADGGEGDMTRLVQLARFVWAGGLVGPLVSGLLVAPVLGQDWDALRVGLVTWFLTDSMAMLLVVPAGLLLIDRLRGTLPQAPARGAESSALLIGGMTCALLVFNQAQYPLIFLIQPITLLHAFRLGSLGTAMHVTGVALVAGAMTWAGLGPIAAVSAGGIAQSHLLQAFIAANFLTGLPVAAILAGRDRMVARLEAGKRQVDLLADNITDAVLRYGLDGSCTYASPSVREVLGVPPETFVGKPVTARLHPETRDRAVLALGRLLDGISDKERVTYRRFKDNPDGTPVFLEADCAIIRNPDTGAREGVVVAARDVTERVELELLLTRARRHAENAAQAKSEFLANMSHEIRTPMNGVLGFAELLLQGELDPQQQRYAEMIVQSGRSMMMLLNDVLDLSKIESGQFSIDEAPVDLDATLAECAALHRQAAEKKGLSLAFDGDPDAAGLWLLTDGLRLRQIVLNAVKFTEAGTIRLSWRRHGKEVRIGIADSGIGISAGRLETIFEPFVQGESDIARRFGGTGLGLSISRQLANLLGGRIEVESTPGEGSRFTLLLPARIAAPPAAEPDDIMPGPLSLRSPAGDDPAPDLPRASRILLVEDHDINRTLVTEMLERCGQEVAIAHDGNEAIAMVIDSILRGQLYDLVLMDVQMPGCDGYAATRAIRAEGIGPDVLPVVALTANAYPEDIAAARAAGMQAHLAKPIALAQLVRALQRWLPTTIVEDPPVEQARTAAAAAAASLSPRLVARWEARRHEAVEAVRGALRDGTLAAPQAQPHAAERLALLLHKVAGTAGMFGEAALGEAAAALERALGPESMGEQAGETCVTLAREWLALADRPSDTEPRSASRAAG; this is translated from the coding sequence ATGCTTGCGCCCGGCGGCCCGCCGCGCGTGGCCGGTGCGCCGCTTTCCGTGTCGCCCGCTCCCGCTCTGCCCGCTTCCCTGCCGGCGCGCATCGCGGGGCTGCTCAGGATCGCCTCCGGCCCGCTTGATGGGCGCACGCTGATCGTCTCGCTGCTGGGCGCAGGGCTTTATCTGCTGTCCGGCTGGGCCAGCCTGCTGCTCGCCCTGGCGGGTGACGGGATCACTCCGGTGTGGCTGCCCAATGCGCTCGCGGTGCTGCTGCTGCTGCGCGCGCGGCTGAGGCATGAATGGCTGTTCCTCGGGCTTGCATTCTGCGCCAGCCTCGGCGCGAACGCGGTGGCGCAGCAGCCGTGGCCGGTCGCCTGCCTGTTCAGCCTCGCCAATCTGGCCGAGATCATGGTGGTGCTGGCGCTCACCCGCCGTGCCGATGGCGGCGAGGGAGACATGACGCGACTGGTGCAGCTGGCGCGTTTCGTATGGGCGGGCGGGCTGGTCGGCCCGCTGGTCTCGGGCCTGCTGGTCGCGCCGGTGCTGGGGCAGGACTGGGACGCCCTGCGCGTGGGGCTGGTGACATGGTTCCTGACCGACAGCATGGCGATGCTGCTGGTGGTGCCCGCAGGGCTGCTGCTGATTGACCGGTTGCGCGGTACGCTCCCGCAGGCGCCCGCGCGCGGGGCGGAGAGCTCGGCGCTGCTGATCGGCGGGATGACCTGCGCGCTGCTCGTCTTCAATCAGGCGCAATATCCGCTGATCTTCCTGATCCAGCCGATCACGCTGCTGCACGCCTTCCGGCTCGGCAGCCTCGGCACGGCGATGCATGTGACGGGCGTAGCGCTGGTGGCGGGCGCGATGACCTGGGCCGGGCTTGGCCCGATTGCCGCAGTCTCGGCCGGAGGGATCGCGCAATCGCACCTGTTGCAGGCCTTCATCGCCGCCAATTTCCTCACCGGGCTTCCGGTCGCCGCGATCCTTGCCGGACGCGACCGGATGGTGGCCCGGCTCGAAGCGGGCAAGCGGCAGGTCGACCTCCTCGCCGACAACATCACCGATGCGGTGCTGCGCTACGGCCTTGATGGCAGCTGCACCTATGCCTCGCCCTCGGTGCGCGAGGTGCTGGGGGTGCCGCCCGAAACCTTCGTGGGCAAGCCGGTGACGGCCCGCCTTCACCCTGAAACGCGCGACCGCGCAGTGCTGGCGCTGGGCCGCCTGCTCGACGGCATTTCCGACAAGGAGCGCGTCACCTATCGCCGCTTCAAGGACAATCCCGATGGCACGCCGGTGTTTCTGGAGGCCGACTGCGCGATCATCCGCAATCCCGATACGGGCGCGCGCGAAGGCGTGGTGGTGGCCGCTCGCGATGTGACCGAGCGGGTCGAGCTCGAACTCCTGCTCACCCGCGCCCGCCGCCATGCCGAGAACGCGGCGCAGGCCAAGTCCGAATTCCTCGCCAATATGAGCCACGAGATCCGCACACCGATGAACGGCGTGCTGGGCTTTGCCGAGCTGCTGCTTCAGGGCGAGCTTGATCCGCAGCAGCAGCGCTATGCCGAGATGATCGTCCAGTCGGGGCGCTCGATGATGATGCTGCTCAATGATGTGCTTGATCTCTCCAAGATCGAAAGCGGGCAGTTCTCGATCGATGAGGCCCCGGTCGATCTCGACGCGACCCTTGCCGAATGTGCCGCGCTCCACCGGCAGGCGGCCGAGAAGAAGGGGCTGTCGCTGGCCTTTGACGGCGATCCGGACGCGGCAGGCCTGTGGCTGCTCACCGACGGGCTGCGGCTGCGCCAGATCGTGCTCAATGCGGTGAAGTTCACCGAGGCCGGCACCATCCGGCTGAGCTGGCGGCGCCATGGCAAGGAGGTGCGCATCGGAATCGCGGACAGCGGCATCGGCATCAGCGCCGGGCGGCTGGAGACGATCTTCGAGCCCTTCGTCCAGGGCGAAAGCGATATTGCCCGGCGCTTCGGTGGCACCGGCCTTGGCCTGTCGATCAGCCGCCAGCTCGCCAACCTGCTCGGCGGGCGGATCGAGGTGGAGAGCACACCGGGAGAAGGCTCGCGCTTCACCTTGCTGCTGCCCGCGCGCATCGCCGCGCCGCCTGCGGCCGAGCCGGATGACATCATGCCCGGCCCGCTCTCGCTGCGCAGCCCGGCGGGCGACGATCCCGCGCCCGATCTCCCCCGTGCCTCGCGCATCCTGCTGGTCGAGGATCACGACATCAACCGCACGCTGGTAACCGAGATGCTCGAGCGCTGCGGGCAGGAGGTCGCGATCGCGCATGACGGGAACGAGGCGATTGCGATGGTGATCGATTCAATCCTGCGCGGGCAGCTCTATGATCTGGTGTTGATGGATGTGCAGATGCCGGGCTGTGACGGCTATGCCGCGACCCGCGCGATCCGGGCCGAGGGGATCGGGCCGGATGTGCTGCCGGTGGTGGCGCTCACCGCCAATGCCTACCCAGAGGATATCGCCGCCGCCCGCGCCGCCGGGATGCAGGCGCACCTCGCCAAGCCGATTGCCCTCGCCCAGCTGGTCCGCGCGCTCCAGCGCTGGCTGCCGACCACGATTGTCGAGGACCCGCCGGTCGAACAGGCCCGCACCGCTGCGGCGGCCGCAGCGGCATCGCTATCGCCGCGTCTGGTCGCCCGCTGGGAGGCGCGGCGGCACGAGGCGGTGGAGGCGGTGCGCGGTGCCCTGCGCGATGGCACGCTCGCCGCACCGCAAGCCCAGCCCCACGCGGCCGAGCGGCTCGCTCTGCTGCTCCACAAGGTCGCAGGCACCGCCGGAATGTTCGGTGAGGCGGCGCTGGGCGAGGCGGCGGCGGCGCTGGAACGGGCGCTCGGGCCGGAGAGTATGGGCGAGCAGGCTGGCGAGACCTGCGTCACCCTCGCGCGGGAATGGCTGGCGCTGGCCGATCGCCCCTCCGACACCGAACCCCGCTCCGCCAGCCGCGCCGCTGGATAG
- a CDS encoding TonB family protein — MKGGGGFQRQHQRRRPRLPLLAGIVVLHILALYGLARALAPDLTAQVEEGVVSAFMVTVTTPPPTPEYRPEPDEGAQGDPGKDAVPQSVTQPKPPRDLREETPRPRASSTGTASQSGAAAAGDGTGAAGAGLGTGSGNGGGGRGGVAVSKPVHISGSIDNARDFPVPPGGRAARAGTEVIVRVIVTPQGRARDCTIYRPSPDPEADRITCKLVESRLGFRPAMDAEGRPVAAPFYWRQRWF, encoded by the coding sequence ATGAAGGGTGGCGGGGGTTTCCAGCGCCAGCATCAGCGCCGCCGTCCGCGCCTGCCCTTGCTGGCGGGGATCGTCGTGCTGCACATCCTCGCGCTCTATGGCCTCGCCCGCGCGCTGGCGCCGGATCTGACGGCGCAGGTCGAGGAGGGCGTGGTCTCGGCCTTCATGGTGACTGTCACCACGCCTCCGCCTACGCCTGAATACCGGCCCGAGCCCGACGAGGGCGCGCAAGGCGATCCCGGCAAGGATGCTGTGCCACAGTCCGTCACCCAGCCAAAGCCGCCGCGCGATCTGCGCGAAGAGACCCCGCGTCCGCGCGCCTCCTCCACCGGCACCGCCAGCCAGTCGGGCGCGGCCGCGGCAGGCGATGGCACGGGGGCGGCAGGCGCCGGGCTTGGCACGGGCAGCGGCAATGGCGGCGGCGGGCGCGGCGGCGTGGCGGTGAGCAAGCCGGTGCATATCTCGGGCTCGATCGACAATGCCCGCGACTTTCCCGTGCCCCCCGGCGGCCGCGCGGCGCGGGCCGGCACCGAGGTGATCGTGCGCGTCATCGTCACACCTCAGGGCCGCGCGCGCGATTGCACGATCTATCGCCCCAGCCCCGATCCCGAGGCCGACCGGATCACCTGCAAGCTGGTGGAAAGCCGGCTCGGCTTCCGCCCCGCGATGGACGCCGAAGGCCGCCCGGTGGCCGCACCGTTCTATTGGCGGCAGCGGTGGTTCTGA
- a CDS encoding mannose-1-phosphate guanylyltransferase translates to MTQIHPVILCGGSGTRLWPLSRTALPKPFLPLVSEQTLFQQAVARVAGDDRFAPPIVVAGAAHVGLIEAQLGDTPGARLVIEPAAKNTAPAIALAAALLPEDAVMLVCPSDHHIADPAAFRAAALAAAALAREDYLVSFGIAANRPETGYGYLMRGEPLPGGFAIQQFVEKPDLARAEAYLASGEYSWNGGIFAFRAGHLLAELAAHRPEMARAVREAVAAGQAEGRQFHPAPAPFAAITGDSIDYAVMEKTARAAMVPADMGWSDIGTWASLAEALADTADAAGNICRTSGAGAVDLDGCEGVFALTDGPRISAVGLKDVCIIISGSEVLVTSREGAQRVGKLPGASTP, encoded by the coding sequence GTGACGCAAATCCATCCGGTGATCCTGTGCGGCGGCAGCGGGACGCGGCTGTGGCCGCTGAGCCGGACGGCGCTGCCCAAGCCGTTCCTGCCGCTGGTGAGCGAGCAGACACTGTTCCAGCAGGCGGTCGCCCGCGTGGCGGGGGATGATCGCTTTGCCCCGCCGATAGTGGTGGCGGGCGCGGCGCATGTCGGCCTGATCGAAGCCCAGTTGGGCGATACGCCGGGCGCGCGGCTGGTGATCGAACCGGCGGCGAAGAACACTGCCCCCGCGATTGCGCTCGCGGCTGCGCTGCTGCCGGAAGATGCGGTGATGCTGGTCTGCCCGAGCGATCATCACATCGCCGATCCGGCTGCCTTCCGCGCCGCTGCGCTCGCCGCCGCGGCGCTGGCGCGCGAGGATTATCTCGTCTCTTTCGGGATCGCGGCAAACCGCCCCGAGACCGGCTATGGCTACCTCATGCGCGGGGAGCCGCTGCCCGGCGGCTTTGCGATCCAGCAATTCGTGGAAAAGCCCGATCTTGCCCGGGCCGAGGCCTATCTGGCGAGCGGGGAGTATAGCTGGAACGGCGGGATCTTCGCCTTTCGCGCAGGTCACCTGCTGGCAGAGCTCGCCGCGCATCGCCCCGAGATGGCCCGGGCCGTGCGTGAAGCGGTGGCGGCAGGACAGGCAGAGGGGCGGCAGTTCCATCCCGCGCCCGCGCCCTTCGCCGCGATCACCGGCGATTCCATCGACTATGCCGTGATGGAAAAGACTGCGCGCGCAGCGATGGTGCCAGCCGATATGGGCTGGTCCGATATCGGCACCTGGGCATCGCTCGCCGAAGCGCTGGCAGACACCGCCGATGCGGCGGGTAATATCTGCCGCACGAGCGGGGCGGGCGCTGTCGATCTTGACGGGTGCGAGGGTGTTTTTGCACTCACCGATGGCCCGCGCATTTCGGCGGTTGGCCTCAAGGATGTGTGCATCATCATTTCGGGGAGCGAGGTTCTGGTGACAAGCCGCGAAGGCGCGCAACGGGTTGGCAAGCTGCCGGGAGCCTCCACCCCATGA
- a CDS encoding class I mannose-6-phosphate isomerase, which translates to MSAVRQLPTRMVDKVWGRDVLPAPFVAPAGERIGEIWFEPPPELPQVLVKYLFTSEKLSVQVHPSDAQALAGEAGKEECWLVLDAEPDARLAIGFVRDVTSEEIAAAAQDGTIEELLVWHPAKPGDLFYLPAGTVHAIGPGLALVEVQQSSDTTFRLYDYGRPRELHLERGLAVAIGAPYGAEHHRRIEDGAVLVDGPHFRLDRIAGAPDAATQAAFTGALLALPLEGEVTAKDSGARAGAGECLYAPGIDALDFGGAGITLLVRAG; encoded by the coding sequence ATGAGCGCGGTCCGCCAGTTGCCCACCCGCATGGTCGACAAGGTCTGGGGCCGCGATGTCCTGCCCGCGCCCTTCGTGGCGCCCGCAGGCGAGCGGATCGGGGAGATCTGGTTCGAACCCCCGCCCGAATTGCCGCAGGTGCTGGTGAAATACCTGTTCACCTCGGAAAAGCTCTCGGTGCAGGTCCACCCCTCCGATGCACAGGCGCTTGCCGGAGAAGCGGGGAAGGAGGAATGCTGGCTGGTGCTCGATGCCGAGCCTGATGCGCGGCTCGCGATCGGCTTTGTGCGCGATGTGACTTCGGAAGAGATCGCCGCGGCCGCGCAGGATGGCACGATCGAGGAGCTGCTCGTCTGGCATCCGGCCAAACCGGGCGATCTGTTCTATCTGCCCGCAGGCACGGTCCATGCGATCGGCCCGGGCCTTGCGCTGGTCGAGGTGCAGCAGTCGAGCGACACCACCTTCCGCCTCTATGACTATGGCCGCCCGCGTGAATTGCATCTGGAACGCGGGCTGGCGGTGGCGATTGGCGCGCCCTACGGGGCCGAGCATCACCGCCGGATCGAAGATGGTGCGGTGCTGGTCGATGGCCCGCATTTCCGGCTCGACCGGATTGCAGGCGCGCCCGATGCGGCGACGCAGGCCGCGTTCACCGGCGCGCTGCTGGCCCTGCCGCTTGAGGGCGAAGTCACCGCGAAGGACAGCGGAGCGCGGGCCGGGGCTGGCGAATGTCTCTATGCGCCGGGGATCGATGCGCTCGATTTCGGCGGCGCGGGCATCACCCTGCTGGTGCGAGCGGGGTAG